The Chelatococcus sp. HY11 genome includes a window with the following:
- the ftsE gene encoding cell division ATP-binding protein FtsE codes for MVRFDNVGLRYGMGPEVLKDLTFTVAPRSFQFLTGPSGAGKTTLLRLILLSLKPTRGLISIFGTDVSQIAGEALTAVRRRMGVVFQDFRLLDHLTTYENVALPLRVQGKEEASYRAEVVELLRWVGLGERMHVLPPVLSGGEKQRAAIARALIVRPELLLADEPTGNVDPNLGRRLLRLLIELNRLGTSVIIATHDFGLMDQVDARRLVLAEGRLHIYD; via the coding sequence GTGGTCCGCTTTGACAACGTCGGACTGCGCTATGGCATGGGCCCGGAAGTCCTGAAGGACCTTACCTTCACGGTCGCTCCACGGTCCTTCCAGTTCCTGACCGGCCCCTCGGGCGCCGGCAAGACAACCTTGTTGCGCCTTATCCTCCTGTCACTCAAGCCGACGCGGGGTCTCATCAGCATCTTCGGGACAGATGTCTCACAGATCGCGGGCGAGGCGCTGACGGCCGTGCGTCGCCGTATGGGTGTGGTCTTCCAGGACTTTCGCCTGCTCGACCATCTCACCACTTACGAGAACGTGGCTTTGCCACTCAGGGTACAAGGCAAGGAAGAGGCCAGCTACCGCGCCGAGGTGGTAGAGCTTCTGCGCTGGGTGGGGCTGGGTGAGCGCATGCATGTGCTGCCGCCCGTGCTGTCCGGCGGAGAGAAGCAGCGTGCGGCGATCGCACGCGCCCTCATCGTCCGGCCGGAGCTGTTGCTCGCTGACGAGCCCACCGGCAATGTGGATCCCAATCTCGGCCGCCGCCTGCTGCGCCTTTTGATCGAGTTGAACCGTCTTGGAACGTCCGTCATCATCGCCACGCACGACTTCGGCCTCATGGACCAGGTCGATGCCCGCCGCCTGGTGCTCGCCGAAGGCCGGCTTCACATTTACGACTGA
- a CDS encoding response regulator — MARILLVDDEAGVRGLLKRGLELDGHTVETGEDGLDGLERLQAARGDFTLLVSDIRMPLMDGIELAVAAKEDYPSLTIMLMTGFTEEQERIKGLDETVADLLIKPFSLGDFRAAVRRVLAAA, encoded by the coding sequence ATGGCGCGCATTCTTCTCGTCGATGACGAAGCCGGCGTCCGGGGCCTTCTGAAGCGAGGATTGGAACTCGATGGCCACACGGTGGAGACCGGCGAGGATGGTCTCGACGGCCTTGAGCGGCTACAGGCAGCGCGCGGCGATTTCACCCTGCTGGTCAGCGATATCAGGATGCCGTTGATGGACGGCATCGAACTCGCCGTGGCGGCGAAGGAGGACTATCCGTCCCTGACGATCATGCTGATGACCGGCTTCACCGAGGAACAGGAGCGCATCAAGGGGCTCGACGAGACCGTCGCGGATCTGTTGATCAAGCCGTTCTCGCTCGGCGACTTCCGGGCCGCGGTCAGACGCGTGCTGGCTGCGGCGTGA
- a CDS encoding YdcF family protein, giving the protein MTDGLAITNKRQPLKIGRRLKLVGIGAVVIALVLLIGGFFAFVRQLDSYRTSDSTTADGIVVLTGGAQRIAEASDLLARGRAKRMLITGVNLKTTREQIVAVNSELAHLVDCCVDLDYRARNTIGNAIGARRWAQENNFDSVIVVTSNYHMPRTLVELGNTLPGVKLMPYAVVAENSLTERWWSDAATTRLLVMEYVKFLAASVRTLVEGDPEHSRMAVLVGGREPAISGPLMTKHD; this is encoded by the coding sequence ATGACGGATGGATTGGCGATCACGAACAAGAGGCAGCCGCTGAAGATTGGGCGGCGGCTGAAGCTGGTCGGGATCGGCGCCGTCGTTATTGCGCTGGTCCTTCTCATCGGCGGCTTTTTCGCCTTCGTACGCCAACTCGACAGCTATCGCACCAGCGATAGCACGACCGCGGATGGCATCGTCGTCCTGACCGGCGGCGCGCAGCGTATCGCCGAGGCATCGGACCTGCTGGCGCGGGGCCGCGCCAAGCGCATGCTGATCACCGGCGTCAATCTGAAGACGACACGCGAACAGATTGTCGCGGTCAACAGCGAACTCGCGCATCTGGTCGATTGCTGCGTCGACCTCGATTATCGCGCCCGCAACACGATCGGCAATGCCATCGGCGCGCGGCGATGGGCACAGGAAAATAACTTCGACTCCGTCATCGTCGTCACGTCCAACTATCACATGCCCCGCACGCTCGTGGAGCTCGGCAACACGCTGCCCGGGGTGAAGCTCATGCCATACGCCGTCGTGGCCGAGAATTCCCTGACCGAGCGCTGGTGGAGCGATGCCGCGACGACCCGGCTGCTCGTCATGGAGTACGTCAAATTCCTCGCCGCGTCAGTGCGGACGCTCGTCGAGGGTGACCCGGAGCACTCGCGCATGGCTGTGCTCGTCGGGGGCCGCGAGCCCGCGATCAGCGGCCCGCTCATGACGAAGCACGACTGA
- a CDS encoding TspO/MBR family protein — protein sequence MTTVAHSGFPRSLWLALAAILPVAAASLAGQYATFPNLAPWYAGLIKPSFNPPNSVFGPVWTVLYILMAFAAWRILRLPTSVRHRRGALMLFYLQLVLNALWSFAFFGANSPLLGLIVIIPLLAMILVTIAAFHRLDASAAWCLVPYAAWVSFATVLNASIWWLNR from the coding sequence ATGACGACAGTCGCTCACTCGGGCTTCCCACGGTCGCTCTGGCTGGCGCTTGCGGCCATCCTGCCGGTGGCCGCTGCATCCCTCGCGGGGCAATACGCCACCTTCCCCAACCTGGCTCCCTGGTACGCCGGCCTCATCAAGCCATCGTTCAATCCGCCCAACAGCGTGTTCGGGCCGGTTTGGACGGTGCTTTACATCCTCATGGCATTTGCTGCCTGGCGAATCCTGAGACTGCCAACCTCCGTCCGGCACAGGCGGGGGGCGCTCATGCTCTTTTATCTGCAGCTCGTGTTGAACGCGCTGTGGTCCTTTGCGTTCTTCGGCGCCAACAGCCCGCTTCTCGGCCTCATCGTCATCATTCCGCTGCTGGCGATGATTCTCGTGACGATCGCCGCTTTTCACCGGCTGGATGCCTCCGCCGCATGGTGCCTCGTACCCTATGCCGCATGGGTCTCTTTCGCCACGGTGCTGAACGCGAGCATCTGGTGGCTGAACCGCTGA
- a CDS encoding DMT family transporter yields the protein MSDRSNPILFLRAAPAIFVVIWATGFIVARLVAPHAEPLTFLVARYVLSILALTAIAVALRQAWPLNWHGWRNALIAGVLLQGLYLGGVFWSVRHGLGAGVVALIMSLQPVLTAALAGPLLGESVSGRRWIGIGLGLLGVACVIVPNLSASGGGLTIAVALASMFCITLGTIWQKRTGSSQHLVTGAVIQFIAALLVTLPAAAVLETGFIDNSWQLWVGLIWAVFGISVGAILILLAMIRRGAVAQVASLFYLVPPVAALMAFALFGETMTPLQITGTAIAIGGVAIASRT from the coding sequence TTGTCGGATCGGTCGAATCCCATTCTCTTCCTGCGCGCCGCCCCTGCGATCTTCGTGGTGATCTGGGCCACGGGCTTCATTGTCGCACGGCTGGTGGCTCCCCACGCCGAGCCCCTGACCTTCCTTGTCGCCCGCTACGTGCTCAGCATCCTGGCGCTCACGGCCATCGCGGTGGCATTGCGCCAAGCCTGGCCACTGAACTGGCATGGCTGGCGGAACGCGCTCATCGCCGGGGTCTTGCTCCAGGGACTTTATCTTGGCGGCGTATTCTGGAGTGTCCGCCATGGGCTCGGCGCCGGCGTCGTCGCCCTTATCATGAGCCTGCAGCCCGTCCTCACGGCGGCGCTCGCCGGTCCCCTCCTCGGCGAGAGCGTCTCGGGACGCCGTTGGATTGGGATCGGTCTCGGACTTCTCGGCGTAGCCTGTGTGATCGTTCCCAACCTCAGCGCGTCGGGTGGCGGGCTCACCATCGCCGTGGCGCTGGCCTCCATGTTCTGCATCACCCTGGGAACCATCTGGCAGAAGCGCACGGGCTCTTCCCAGCACCTCGTAACAGGCGCCGTCATTCAGTTCATCGCGGCCCTTCTTGTGACCCTGCCTGCCGCCGCCGTGCTTGAGACCGGCTTTATCGACAACAGCTGGCAATTGTGGGTGGGCCTGATCTGGGCGGTGTTCGGCATTTCAGTCGGCGCCATACTCATCCTGCTGGCCATGATACGACGCGGCGCCGTCGCCCAGGTCGCCTCGCTTTTCTATCTCGTGCCGCCCGTCGCGGCGCTGATGGCCTTCGCCCTGTTCGGCGAGACGATGACACCCCTGCAAATCACGGGCACCGCCATCGCCATAGGTGGCGTTGCCATCGCGAGCCGCACATGA
- a CDS encoding ABC transporter permease yields the protein MTFFAESGQADDTPHSPGSPDSELGPLPEALKRNQSLVPSDSSAGRALVTVIAILTFLAALAAGAAQLVASASSEWNASIAREATIQVRPNPQRDIEADVAAAADIARADVAIDGVLVYSRAEAERLLSPWLGTTLDFVELPIPRLIVLTVKPGIQPDFATLRSKLAAAVPGTTIDDHRAWIARLSAMAGTVVFGALAIVGLVLVAAALAIASATRGAVASNREILEVLHFVGADDQFIAREYQRRFLGLGLKGGLIGGGAALLCLIVGGMMARYWRASPGGDQLEALFGLFDIGIWGYASVAAIAVIIALVTAAVSRTTVRRHLSGLQ from the coding sequence ATGACCTTCTTTGCCGAAAGCGGCCAAGCGGATGACACGCCTCACTCTCCGGGATCGCCGGATTCCGAGCTTGGCCCACTGCCCGAAGCGTTGAAGCGCAATCAGTCGCTTGTTCCAAGTGATTCTTCGGCGGGCCGCGCATTGGTCACGGTCATCGCCATCCTCACCTTCCTCGCGGCGCTGGCCGCCGGGGCCGCCCAGCTCGTCGCCAGCGCCTCATCGGAATGGAACGCCTCGATCGCGCGCGAGGCGACCATCCAGGTCCGCCCCAATCCTCAGCGTGACATCGAGGCGGACGTGGCGGCTGCCGCCGATATCGCGCGAGCCGATGTCGCGATCGACGGCGTCTTGGTCTATTCGCGCGCGGAGGCGGAACGTCTCCTGTCGCCATGGCTTGGCACGACGCTGGATTTCGTGGAGCTGCCAATCCCCCGGTTGATCGTCCTCACCGTGAAGCCAGGTATCCAGCCGGATTTCGCAACGCTTCGCAGCAAGCTCGCCGCCGCCGTGCCCGGGACGACCATCGACGATCATCGCGCGTGGATCGCGCGGCTTTCGGCCATGGCCGGCACGGTCGTGTTCGGCGCCCTCGCGATCGTTGGCCTCGTGCTGGTCGCCGCCGCGCTCGCCATCGCCTCCGCCACACGTGGCGCGGTCGCGAGCAACCGCGAGATCCTGGAGGTGCTGCATTTCGTCGGCGCGGACGACCAGTTCATCGCGCGCGAGTACCAGCGACGCTTTCTGGGCCTCGGCCTCAAGGGAGGTCTCATCGGCGGTGGCGCCGCACTCCTGTGTCTCATCGTCGGCGGCATGATGGCGCGCTACTGGCGCGCGAGCCCTGGGGGCGACCAGCTGGAGGCCCTCTTCGGCCTGTTCGACATCGGTATCTGGGGCTATGCATCCGTGGCCGCGATCGCGGTTATCATCGCCTTGGTGACGGCGGCCGTTTCGCGCACGACGGTCCGACGACACCTCAGCGGGTTGCAGTGA
- a CDS encoding gamma-glutamylcyclotransferase — protein sequence MSDSISGDLWVFGYGSLMWRPGFPFVEQRKAVIRGFHRSLCIYSHVHRGTASQPGLVLGLDKGGSCLGIAFRVAATDATATIAYLREREQATSVYLERYVQTMLGVGEVVRSLVYVADRKHDQYAGRLDESEVLRLVRQGIGQSGANPDYVRNTQAHLLELGVHDPVLTRLVAGLDAPA from the coding sequence ATGTCCGACAGCATTTCCGGCGATCTCTGGGTATTCGGCTACGGGTCGTTGATGTGGCGGCCCGGCTTCCCCTTCGTTGAACAGCGCAAAGCCGTCATCCGCGGCTTTCATCGGTCGCTGTGCATCTATTCCCATGTCCATCGGGGCACCGCGTCGCAACCGGGCCTCGTGCTGGGGCTCGACAAGGGTGGCTCGTGCCTCGGGATCGCCTTCCGCGTCGCGGCGACCGATGCCACGGCAACGATCGCTTATCTACGCGAACGTGAGCAGGCGACGTCAGTCTATCTCGAACGCTACGTTCAGACGATGTTGGGCGTGGGGGAGGTCGTGCGCTCCCTGGTCTATGTCGCGGACCGCAAGCATGATCAATATGCGGGGCGTCTTGACGAAAGCGAGGTGCTACGCCTCGTCCGGCAGGGGATAGGCCAGTCCGGCGCCAATCCGGACTACGTGCGTAACACGCAGGCCCATCTGCTTGAGCTCGGGGTGCATGACCCCGTTCTCACCCGTCTCGTCGCCGGGCTCGACGCTCCGGCCTGA
- a CDS encoding DUF2125 domain-containing protein, which yields MSADTSGTIKRRSRLGLYLPVALLFAIAAGWSVFWFIARNTVNTAVNTWLTREAAQGRDWSCPDRTIGGFPFRFELTCNNLTFAGKTPEGPVNGSMPRLAAVAQIYKPQHVIFEATGPLKVAKADGTIDLTFDWKLLDASVIAAGRSVERVSMVIDQPTLTVAGSAVMPLNLTANTFESHLRRDPSRPPEENTYDFTLAFDGAVVPPLDALLATQTPIKLALDAKVSHARPFTAQSRAEELEAWRQAGGRVQILGLSMDKGQQRLEARGELGLDEAHRPAGTIDASVAGLEQVLARFGIGGQGSNLGALIAGGLARLGARQSQQSQAQQSQGQGDGTAKPSNGLTPLPTVTISNGRVAVGPFAFATVQPLY from the coding sequence ATGTCCGCAGATACGTCCGGGACCATCAAACGAAGGAGCCGCCTCGGCCTCTATTTGCCCGTCGCCCTCCTCTTCGCGATCGCCGCCGGCTGGTCCGTGTTCTGGTTCATTGCGCGCAACACCGTCAATACGGCGGTCAACACCTGGCTGACCCGTGAGGCGGCCCAGGGTCGCGACTGGAGTTGCCCGGATCGCACCATAGGCGGCTTTCCGTTCCGCTTCGAACTGACGTGCAACAACCTCACCTTCGCCGGCAAGACACCCGAAGGGCCTGTCAACGGATCCATGCCGCGCCTCGCCGCGGTTGCCCAGATCTATAAGCCACAGCACGTGATCTTCGAGGCGACCGGACCGCTGAAGGTCGCCAAGGCGGACGGCACGATCGACCTGACTTTCGACTGGAAGCTGCTCGACGCAAGCGTCATCGCCGCCGGCCGATCCGTGGAGCGCGTGTCGATGGTCATCGATCAACCTACGCTCACTGTCGCGGGATCAGCGGTGATGCCCCTCAACCTGACCGCGAATACCTTTGAGTCCCACTTGCGGCGAGACCCGTCACGGCCGCCGGAAGAGAATACCTACGATTTCACACTTGCCTTCGATGGTGCGGTCGTCCCGCCGCTGGACGCCCTTCTCGCGACCCAGACACCCATCAAGCTCGCGCTCGATGCGAAGGTGAGCCACGCGCGACCGTTCACCGCGCAAAGCCGCGCCGAAGAGCTCGAGGCCTGGCGCCAGGCGGGCGGCAGGGTGCAGATCCTCGGACTGTCCATGGACAAGGGCCAGCAGCGGCTTGAGGCGCGTGGCGAACTCGGCCTCGACGAAGCTCACCGCCCCGCGGGGACCATCGATGCATCGGTCGCGGGTCTTGAACAGGTGCTTGCCCGTTTCGGCATCGGCGGCCAGGGCAGCAATCTCGGCGCGCTCATCGCGGGCGGGCTCGCGCGTCTCGGCGCCCGCCAATCCCAGCAATCACAAGCCCAGCAATCACAGGGGCAAGGCGATGGCACCGCGAAGCCGTCTAACGGCTTGACGCCGCTGCCGACGGTGACGATTTCCAACGGACGCGTCGCCGTGGGGCCTTTCGCTTTCGCGACGGTCCAGCCGCTCTACTGA
- the ubiG gene encoding bifunctional 2-polyprenyl-6-hydroxyphenol methylase/3-demethylubiquinol 3-O-methyltransferase UbiG, whose protein sequence is MTAPEDRTPEGAAAPAGQTIDPAEVARFDKLADSWWDPNGPMRPLHQINPLRLAYIRDAVLAHFGRSVRTPKPLAGLSLLDIGSGGGLLAEPLSRLGADVTGLEPAAGMAAAARRHAEESGLSIDYRTETIETVAARGERFDVVTAMEVVEHVADVEVFVKSACAVAGQDGIVILSTLNRTLRSFALAIVGAEYVLRWLPRGTHDWEKFVTPEELTQAVAAADFTVRDRTGVTYNPLTASWRLSGDLAVNYMLTATR, encoded by the coding sequence ATGACAGCCCCCGAGGATCGAACACCGGAGGGTGCGGCCGCGCCAGCGGGCCAGACGATCGACCCTGCTGAAGTGGCGCGCTTCGACAAGCTGGCCGACAGCTGGTGGGACCCGAACGGGCCGATGCGCCCCCTGCATCAGATCAACCCGCTGCGGCTCGCCTACATCCGCGACGCGGTGCTCGCCCATTTCGGCCGGTCGGTCCGCACGCCGAAACCGCTCGCCGGCCTGTCCCTTCTCGATATCGGCTCCGGCGGGGGCCTGCTCGCCGAGCCTTTGTCACGCCTCGGCGCTGATGTGACGGGCCTTGAGCCGGCGGCCGGCATGGCGGCCGCGGCACGCCGGCATGCGGAGGAGAGCGGCCTTTCCATCGACTACCGCACGGAGACGATCGAAACCGTCGCGGCGCGGGGGGAGCGTTTCGATGTGGTCACCGCTATGGAAGTGGTGGAGCACGTCGCCGACGTGGAGGTTTTCGTGAAGTCGGCCTGCGCGGTCGCGGGACAGGACGGCATCGTCATTCTCTCCACCCTGAACCGCACGCTGCGGTCCTTCGCTCTGGCCATCGTCGGCGCCGAGTATGTCCTGCGCTGGCTGCCGCGCGGCACCCACGACTGGGAAAAGTTCGTCACGCCGGAGGAACTCACGCAAGCGGTGGCCGCCGCCGATTTCACCGTGAGGGACCGCACGGGCGTCACCTATAATCCTCTGACAGCCTCATGGCGGCTCTCCGGAGATCTCGCGGTCAACTACATGCTGACCGCGACACGCTGA
- a CDS encoding aspartate kinase, translating into MARLVMKFGGTSVANVDRIRNVARHVKRETDAGHDVAVVVSAMSGKTNELVGWCREAAPLHDAREYDAVVASGEQVTAGLLAIVLQEMGVPARSWMGWQVPILTDGAHGVARITGIDGSGIIRHFDERKEVAVVAGFQGMHEPTRRISTLGRGGSDTSAVAIAAAIGADRCDIYTDVDGVYTTDPRIVPHARRLDRVSFEEMLELASLGAKVLQVRSVELAMTQKVRTFVRSSFDDPLDPKPGTLICDEEDILESNVITGIAYSKDEAQITLRRVADKPGVAAAIFVPLAEANINVDMIIQVVSDDTTTTDITFTVGSADFERAKGILEASRAKIGFATLEGATDVVKVSAIGIGMRSHAGVAARAFQALAEKGINIRAITTSEIKFSVLIDSAYTELAVRTLHSLYGLDKPQ; encoded by the coding sequence ATGGCTCGCCTCGTAATGAAATTCGGCGGCACTTCCGTCGCCAACGTCGATCGCATCCGTAACGTCGCTCGCCATGTCAAACGCGAGACCGACGCCGGGCATGATGTTGCTGTCGTCGTATCGGCCATGTCGGGGAAAACCAACGAGCTCGTCGGCTGGTGCCGCGAAGCGGCGCCGCTGCATGACGCGCGCGAGTATGATGCCGTGGTCGCCTCGGGCGAACAGGTCACCGCAGGCCTCCTTGCCATCGTCCTGCAGGAGATGGGGGTGCCCGCGCGCTCCTGGATGGGGTGGCAAGTTCCCATCCTGACGGATGGCGCGCACGGGGTCGCCCGAATCACGGGCATCGACGGCTCCGGCATCATCCGCCATTTCGACGAGCGGAAGGAAGTGGCCGTCGTCGCCGGGTTTCAGGGCATGCATGAACCCACGCGCCGCATCTCCACGCTCGGGCGGGGCGGTTCGGACACGAGCGCGGTGGCCATTGCCGCTGCCATCGGGGCGGACCGGTGCGACATTTATACGGACGTGGATGGCGTTTACACGACGGATCCGCGGATCGTGCCGCATGCGCGCCGTCTCGACCGTGTGTCGTTCGAGGAAATGCTTGAACTCGCGTCCCTGGGCGCGAAGGTCCTGCAGGTTCGGTCCGTGGAACTCGCCATGACCCAGAAGGTCAGGACATTCGTACGTTCGAGCTTCGATGATCCGCTCGATCCGAAACCCGGCACGCTCATCTGCGATGAGGAGGATATCTTGGAAAGTAACGTGATCACGGGTATCGCCTATTCCAAGGACGAGGCCCAGATCACCTTGCGGCGCGTGGCCGACAAGCCCGGCGTCGCGGCGGCGATCTTCGTGCCACTGGCCGAAGCCAACATCAATGTGGACATGATCATCCAGGTGGTTTCGGACGATACCACCACCACGGATATCACCTTTACGGTGGGATCGGCGGATTTCGAGCGAGCCAAGGGCATCCTCGAGGCCTCGCGGGCGAAGATCGGCTTTGCGACGCTCGAGGGCGCGACCGATGTGGTCAAGGTTTCGGCCATCGGCATCGGTATGCGCAGCCACGCCGGCGTCGCGGCGCGAGCATTCCAGGCGCTGGCCGAGAAGGGCATCAACATCCGCGCGATCACCACATCGGAGATCAAGTTCTCGGTGTTGATCGATTCGGCTTATACCGAGCTCGCCGTTCGCACGCTTCATTCGCTCTACGGCCTCGACAAGCCACAGTAA
- a CDS encoding lysophospholipid acyltransferase family protein yields MLVLRSLLFNIAFYVNMIARLVLYLPLLVLPRAWLMAAVRNWAHSSLWLLRVIAGTKAEFRGVERIPAGGCIIASKHQSLWETFALLTIIKDPVFVLKRELTWLPFFGWYAVKAQMIPVDRGKGATALAAMAERVGNELAKGRQIVIFPEGTRRPPGAPPAYKYGLVHLYNTLAVPCLPVALNSGLYWPRRQFIKRPGTIIVECLPPIPPGLSRLTFRDRVAAEIEEASSRLIEEGRHTDGTPVPATAGAA; encoded by the coding sequence ATGCTCGTTCTACGTTCGCTGCTGTTCAATATCGCGTTCTACGTCAACATGATCGCGCGCCTTGTGCTGTATCTGCCGCTGCTGGTGCTACCGCGCGCGTGGCTGATGGCGGCCGTGCGCAATTGGGCTCACTCGTCGCTCTGGCTGCTGCGCGTCATCGCCGGCACGAAGGCCGAGTTTCGCGGTGTCGAGCGGATCCCGGCAGGTGGATGCATCATCGCGTCGAAGCACCAGTCCCTGTGGGAGACCTTTGCTCTGCTCACCATCATCAAGGACCCGGTCTTCGTCTTGAAGCGCGAGCTGACCTGGCTGCCGTTCTTCGGCTGGTATGCGGTGAAGGCGCAGATGATTCCGGTCGATCGCGGCAAGGGCGCGACGGCGTTGGCCGCCATGGCGGAACGGGTCGGCAACGAGCTCGCCAAGGGCCGTCAGATCGTGATTTTCCCCGAGGGCACCCGGCGGCCGCCGGGAGCGCCACCGGCCTACAAATACGGCCTCGTGCACCTCTACAACACGCTTGCCGTGCCCTGCCTGCCGGTCGCGCTGAATTCCGGACTCTACTGGCCGCGCCGGCAGTTCATCAAACGCCCCGGCACCATCATTGTCGAGTGCCTCCCCCCCATCCCGCCCGGGCTGTCGCGCCTGACTTTCCGCGACCGGGTCGCGGCGGAGATTGAGGAAGCCTCCAGCCGCCTGATCGAGGAGGGCCGGCACACCGACGGAACGCCAGTGCCGGCAACGGCCGGAGCCGCCTGA
- the hpt gene encoding hypoxanthine phosphoribosyltransferase → MVNKGLGAEEKGADRGPAASHNDTPTRPVRVLYEAKDIAQRNEEIAAAIAASEPRDLLVVAVLKGSFMFAADLIRCLHRVGLAPQVEFVHLSSYRKATVSSGQVDILKDVDSDVRNRDVLLVDDILESGRTLAFAKDLMAARGARRVMCAVLLEKPHKRAVNIEADFVGFACPDAFVVGYGMDAAHFYRELPFVGIVEAADTEVD, encoded by the coding sequence ATGGTTAACAAAGGCTTAGGTGCGGAAGAGAAGGGCGCGGATCGAGGGCCCGCCGCCAGTCACAATGATACGCCGACGCGGCCCGTGCGCGTGCTCTACGAGGCTAAGGACATAGCGCAGCGCAATGAGGAGATTGCGGCGGCGATCGCCGCATCCGAGCCGCGTGATCTTCTTGTCGTTGCCGTCCTCAAGGGCAGTTTCATGTTCGCGGCGGATCTCATCCGCTGTCTGCACCGGGTTGGCCTCGCGCCGCAGGTCGAGTTCGTGCATCTGTCGAGCTACCGCAAGGCCACCGTCTCGTCGGGGCAGGTCGACATTCTGAAAGATGTGGATAGCGACGTCCGCAATCGCGACGTGCTCCTCGTGGACGATATTCTGGAGTCAGGCAGGACGCTCGCGTTCGCCAAGGATCTGATGGCGGCGCGTGGCGCCCGACGGGTCATGTGCGCTGTTCTCCTGGAGAAGCCGCACAAGCGCGCCGTCAACATCGAGGCTGATTTCGTGGGCTTCGCCTGCCCGGACGCCTTTGTGGTCGGCTATGGGATGGATGCGGCCCATTTCTACCGCGAGTTGCCCTTCGTCGGCATCGTCGAGGCTGCAGACACCGAGGTTGATTGA
- a CDS encoding MFS transporter: protein MAVEAETSQNAAAGVKRGGAVIGILSAISLSHLLNDTIQSLVPAIYPVLKDGFHLDFGQIGLITLAFNLTASLLQPAVGLYTDKHPQPFSLAVGMGVTLSGVVLLSMAHSFGMIVLAVSLIGTGSAIFHPESSRVARMASGGRHGFAQSFFQVGGNVGSSLGPLLAAFIVLPYGQPSLAWFSLIALTGIIVLTRVGFWYRNEGRRPKAAAVSLAAGVEAIFSRGTVARAIGILIVLIFSKYFYMAAMGSYYTFFIIEKFGVSVRDAQLYLFVFLGAVALGTFVGGPMGDRFGRKYVIWFSILGVLPFTLILPHVNLFWTVVSSVAIGIILASAFSSILVYAQELMPGKVGTISGLFFGFAFGMGGLGAAVLGQLADHTSIRFVFNLCSFLPLLGILAAFLPNTRRKTPVVVKDQ from the coding sequence ATGGCTGTCGAAGCCGAGACTAGTCAGAATGCCGCGGCAGGCGTGAAGCGCGGAGGGGCCGTCATCGGCATCCTGTCGGCGATCAGTCTGTCCCATCTGTTGAACGACACGATCCAGTCGCTCGTTCCCGCGATCTACCCGGTTCTCAAGGATGGGTTCCATCTTGATTTCGGGCAGATCGGCCTGATCACGCTCGCCTTCAATCTCACCGCCTCGCTTCTGCAGCCGGCGGTCGGACTTTATACGGACAAGCACCCGCAGCCCTTTTCACTCGCGGTCGGCATGGGCGTGACGCTGAGCGGCGTGGTGCTGCTCTCCATGGCCCACAGTTTCGGGATGATCGTGCTCGCTGTGTCGCTCATCGGGACAGGCTCGGCGATCTTCCATCCGGAATCCTCGCGCGTGGCCCGAATGGCTTCAGGTGGCCGGCACGGCTTCGCGCAATCCTTCTTCCAGGTCGGCGGCAATGTCGGATCGTCGCTCGGGCCGCTGCTCGCCGCCTTCATCGTCCTTCCTTACGGGCAGCCGAGCCTCGCCTGGTTCTCGCTGATCGCCCTCACGGGCATCATCGTGCTGACCCGCGTCGGCTTCTGGTATCGCAACGAGGGCCGACGTCCCAAGGCTGCCGCCGTCTCGCTGGCTGCGGGCGTGGAGGCCATTTTCAGCCGTGGGACGGTGGCGCGCGCCATCGGCATCCTCATCGTGCTGATCTTCTCCAAATATTTCTACATGGCGGCGATGGGGAGCTACTATACGTTCTTCATCATCGAGAAGTTCGGTGTGTCCGTGCGCGACGCGCAGCTCTACCTCTTCGTCTTCCTCGGCGCCGTGGCGCTGGGCACCTTCGTCGGCGGGCCGATGGGCGACCGTTTCGGCCGCAAATATGTCATCTGGTTCTCGATCCTCGGCGTCCTGCCGTTCACGCTCATCCTGCCTCACGTCAACCTGTTCTGGACGGTTGTATCGAGCGTGGCGATCGGCATCATCCTGGCGTCTGCCTTTTCTAGCATCCTCGTCTATGCACAGGAGCTGATGCCGGGCAAGGTTGGTACGATCTCGGGGCTGTTCTTCGGCTTCGCCTTCGGCATGGGCGGGCTCGGCGCGGCGGTGCTGGGGCAACTGGCGGACCACACCAGCATCCGCTTCGTCTTCAACCTCTGCTCCTTCCTGCCGCTCCTCGGCATCCTGGCAGCCTTCCTGCCCAATACGCGCAGGAAGACCCCGGTGGTGGTGAAGGATCAGTAG